The Thioalkalivibrio thiocyanodenitrificans ARhD 1 genome window below encodes:
- a CDS encoding 4Fe-4S dicluster domain-containing protein, which translates to MTQLALVIDLNVCVGCQACVTSCKEWNTSGGAGPLADRNAYDEDPTGTFFNRVQTYEVGEFPNTETVHFPKSCLHCEEPPCVPVCPTGASYKRPENGIVLVDYDKCIGCKYCSWACPYGVREIDEERKEMTKCTLCVDRIHNPQMDEADRQPACVKACPTNARLYGDIHDPDSVVSQAIREAGGYQLMPEWGTKPANHYLPRRKTRITIREEELERSDNPLKIDSKLPRPGRDEPSLDDVTSW; encoded by the coding sequence ATGACCCAGCTCGCCCTGGTGATCGATCTCAACGTGTGCGTGGGATGCCAGGCCTGCGTGACCAGTTGCAAGGAGTGGAACACCTCCGGCGGCGCCGGCCCCCTGGCGGACAGGAACGCCTACGACGAAGACCCCACCGGCACCTTCTTCAACCGGGTGCAGACCTACGAGGTGGGCGAATTCCCCAATACCGAGACGGTCCACTTCCCCAAGTCCTGCCTGCACTGCGAGGAGCCGCCCTGCGTTCCCGTGTGCCCCACCGGTGCCTCCTACAAGCGCCCCGAGAACGGCATCGTGCTGGTGGACTACGACAAGTGCATCGGCTGCAAGTACTGTTCCTGGGCCTGCCCCTACGGCGTGCGCGAGATCGACGAGGAACGCAAGGAGATGACCAAGTGCACCCTGTGCGTCGACCGCATCCACAACCCGCAGATGGATGAGGCCGACCGTCAGCCCGCCTGCGTGAAGGCCTGCCCCACCAATGCGCGGCTCTACGGCGACATCCACGACCCGGATTCCGTGGTCTCCCAGGCCATCCGCGAGGCAGGCGGTTACCAGCTCATGCCCGAGTGGGGCACGAAACCGGCCAATCACTACCTGCCCCGGCGCAAGACCCGCATCACCATCCGCGAGGAGGAACTGGAGCGCAGCGACAACCCGCTCAAGATCGACTCCAAGCTGCCACGCCCGGGCCGCGACGAGCCCTCCCTCGACGACGTCACCAGCTGGTAA
- a CDS encoding molybdopterin oxidoreductase family protein, producing MQPRQPRPTSDPTLSEAKQPAQEIKKTTCYMCACRCGIRVHLRDGEIRYIDGNPDHPINKGVICAKGSSGIMKQYSPARLTQPLRRKEGAERGDAQFEPISWEEAFSTLAERLGKIRKTDPKKFALFTGRDQMQALTGLFAKQFGTPNYAAHGGFCSVNMAAGMIYTIGGSFWEFGGPDLERSRLFIMLGTAEDHHSNPLKVALSKFKRQGGRFISINPVRTGYSAVADEWVPIRPGTDGALLLAIINEIIAQGLYDRDFLVRYTNAGQLINTDEASDEFGMFLRTEVPEEEGCYEPQNKLWWDRRTNRAVVTHTPDTDPYLLGEFKLEDGTPTKPSFQLLQDRVKGYTPEWAAGITGIPAETIRRLAHEMGVTARDQKIELPIAWTDSWGVEHESVTGNPVSFHAMRGLAAHSNGFQTIRALSILMSLLGTIDRPGGFRHKAPFPRPIPPCARTPNDPRAVRPNTPLDGMPLGWPSDPDDLFVDDQGKPVRIDKGFSWEYPLSVHGLMHNVITNAWRGDPYPIDTLLIFMANMAWNSTMNTVEVRKMLNDKDENGEYRIPFIVVADAFQSEMTAFADLILPDTTYLERHDVMSMLDRPISEFDGPVDSVRIPVVPPKGECKPFQEVLIELGSRLGLPAFVTPEGKRKYRDYPDFVVNHESEPGSGIGFLAGWRGKGGEKSMRGEPNPNQWEMYAKNNCVFHYELPKSYQYMRNWNKGYLEWSLRNRITRYAEPILIHLYSEVLMRFRAAAQGKGLSRKPPEHLRKRVETYFDPLPFYYEPLEAQVTSKQSYPLAAITQRPMAMYHSWDSQNAWLRQIHAHNVLFVNTKTAVAAGIKDEDWVWVESQWGKVRCIAKHSEAVEPGTVWTWNAIGKAAGAWGLSPRANESRKGFLLNHVLTEELPDDHGTISNSDPVTGQAGWYDVRVRIYKADEGEPAQTSPQFKPMQPYPGQPLARRVVRFFANKGLKK from the coding sequence ATGCAACCCAGACAACCCCGCCCCACGTCGGATCCGACGCTTTCCGAGGCAAAACAGCCGGCGCAGGAAATCAAGAAGACCACCTGCTACATGTGCGCCTGCCGCTGCGGGATCCGCGTGCACCTGCGCGACGGGGAAATCCGCTACATCGACGGCAACCCGGATCACCCCATCAACAAGGGGGTTATCTGCGCCAAGGGCTCCTCGGGGATCATGAAGCAGTACTCGCCGGCGCGCCTTACGCAGCCCTTGCGCCGCAAGGAAGGTGCCGAGCGCGGCGATGCGCAGTTCGAACCCATCTCGTGGGAAGAGGCATTCTCCACTCTGGCGGAACGCCTTGGCAAGATCCGCAAGACCGATCCGAAGAAGTTCGCGCTGTTCACCGGCCGTGACCAGATGCAGGCGCTGACCGGCCTGTTCGCCAAGCAGTTCGGCACACCCAACTACGCCGCCCACGGCGGTTTCTGCTCCGTGAACATGGCCGCGGGCATGATCTACACCATCGGCGGCTCCTTCTGGGAGTTCGGCGGCCCGGACCTGGAGCGCTCCAGGCTCTTCATCATGCTGGGCACCGCCGAGGACCACCATTCCAACCCGCTCAAGGTGGCTCTCTCGAAATTCAAGCGCCAGGGCGGGCGCTTCATCTCCATCAACCCGGTGCGCACCGGCTACTCCGCCGTGGCCGACGAGTGGGTGCCCATCCGCCCCGGCACCGACGGTGCACTGCTGCTGGCCATCATCAACGAGATCATCGCCCAGGGGCTGTACGACCGGGACTTCCTGGTGCGCTACACCAACGCCGGCCAGCTCATCAACACGGACGAGGCCAGCGACGAGTTCGGCATGTTCCTGCGCACCGAGGTGCCGGAGGAGGAAGGCTGCTACGAACCCCAGAACAAGCTGTGGTGGGACCGCAGGACCAACCGGGCCGTGGTCACCCACACGCCGGACACAGATCCCTACCTGCTCGGTGAATTCAAGCTCGAGGACGGCACCCCCACCAAGCCCTCGTTCCAGCTGCTGCAGGATCGCGTCAAGGGCTACACGCCCGAGTGGGCCGCCGGCATCACCGGCATTCCCGCCGAGACCATCCGCCGCCTGGCCCACGAAATGGGCGTGACCGCCCGCGACCAGAAGATCGAGCTGCCCATCGCCTGGACGGACTCCTGGGGCGTGGAGCACGAATCGGTCACCGGCAACCCGGTGTCGTTCCACGCCATGCGCGGGCTGGCCGCCCACTCCAACGGATTCCAGACCATCCGCGCCCTGTCAATCCTCATGTCGCTGCTGGGCACCATCGACCGCCCCGGCGGCTTCCGCCACAAGGCGCCCTTCCCGCGCCCGATCCCGCCCTGTGCGCGCACGCCCAACGATCCGCGTGCCGTGCGGCCCAACACGCCGCTGGACGGCATGCCACTGGGCTGGCCGTCGGATCCGGACGACCTGTTCGTGGACGACCAGGGCAAGCCGGTGCGCATCGACAAGGGATTCTCCTGGGAGTATCCGCTGTCCGTGCACGGACTGATGCACAACGTGATCACCAACGCCTGGCGCGGTGATCCCTACCCCATCGACACGCTCCTGATCTTCATGGCCAACATGGCCTGGAACTCGACCATGAACACGGTCGAGGTGCGCAAGATGCTCAACGACAAGGATGAGAACGGCGAGTACAGGATCCCGTTCATCGTGGTGGCCGATGCCTTCCAGTCGGAGATGACCGCGTTTGCGGACCTGATCCTGCCGGACACCACGTATCTCGAGCGCCACGACGTGATGTCCATGCTCGACCGCCCCATCTCGGAATTCGATGGTCCCGTGGATTCGGTGCGCATCCCGGTGGTGCCGCCCAAGGGCGAGTGCAAACCCTTCCAGGAGGTGCTTATCGAGCTGGGTTCGCGTCTCGGCCTGCCCGCCTTCGTGACACCCGAGGGCAAGCGCAAGTACCGCGACTATCCGGATTTCGTTGTCAACCACGAGTCCGAGCCGGGTTCCGGCATCGGCTTTCTGGCCGGATGGCGAGGCAAGGGCGGCGAGAAATCCATGCGCGGGGAACCCAACCCGAACCAGTGGGAGATGTACGCCAAGAACAACTGCGTGTTCCACTACGAACTGCCCAAGAGCTACCAGTACATGCGCAACTGGAACAAGGGCTACCTGGAGTGGTCGCTCAGAAACCGCATCACCCGCTATGCCGAACCCATCCTGATCCACCTCTACTCCGAGGTGCTGATGCGCTTCCGTGCCGCCGCCCAGGGCAAGGGCCTGTCGCGCAAACCGCCCGAGCACCTGAGAAAGCGCGTGGAGACCTACTTCGATCCGCTGCCCTTCTACTACGAGCCGCTGGAGGCACAGGTCACCAGCAAGCAGAGCTACCCGCTGGCGGCCATCACCCAGCGGCCCATGGCCATGTACCACTCCTGGGACTCCCAGAATGCGTGGCTGCGCCAGATCCACGCCCACAACGTGCTGTTCGTCAACACGAAGACCGCGGTGGCCGCGGGCATCAAGGACGAGGACTGGGTCTGGGTGGAGAGTCAGTGGGGCAAGGTGCGCTGCATCGCCAAGCACTCCGAGGCGGTGGAACCGGGCACCGTGTGGACCTGGAACGCCATCGGAAAGGCCGCCGGCGCGTGGGGGCTGAGCCCGCGGGCCAACGAGTCGCGCAAAGGCTTTCTGCTCAATCACGTGCTCACCGAGGAACTGCCGGACGACCACGGCACCATCTCGAACTCGGATCCCGTCACCGGCCAGGCCGGCTGGTATGACGTACGGGTACGCATCTACAAAGCCGACGAAGGCGAACCCGCGCAGACCTCGCCCCAGTTCAAACCCATGCAGCCCTACCCCGGCCAGCCACTGGCCCGGCGGGTGGTGCGCTTTTTCGCAAACAAGGGACTCAAGAAATGA
- a CDS encoding metallophosphoesterase family protein, with protein MKICIVSDSHDRGPMLARAVEAAVADGAALVIHCGDLIGGNTIRASLALGVPIHAVHGNNLGDPVAIARIAHNSKGMFTYHGLDADFTVAGRRIFVTHYPHYGHAMACTGDFDLVCCGHSHEPEIRQQVTVRDSHTWLVNPGTVAGLGAPEATWILGDLETMKFELRTTPE; from the coding sequence ATGAAGATCTGTATCGTCTCCGACAGTCACGATCGTGGTCCGATGCTGGCCAGAGCCGTTGAGGCGGCGGTCGCCGACGGTGCTGCCCTGGTCATCCACTGCGGCGATCTGATCGGCGGGAATACGATCAGGGCATCGCTTGCCCTGGGTGTGCCCATTCACGCGGTGCATGGCAACAATCTGGGCGATCCGGTCGCGATTGCACGCATCGCCCACAACTCCAAGGGCATGTTCACCTATCATGGACTGGACGCCGACTTCACCGTGGCGGGGCGCAGGATCTTCGTGACCCACTACCCCCATTACGGCCACGCGATGGCCTGTACCGGAGACTTCGACCTGGTGTGCTGTGGTCACAGCCACGAACCCGAGATCCGACAGCAGGTGACCGTGCGAGACAGCCATACCTGGCTGGTCAATCCGGGCACCGTTGCAGGTCTGGGCGCCCCCGAGGCAACGTGGATACTCGGTGACCTGGAGACCATGAAATTCGAGTTGCGCACCACGCCTGAGTGA
- a CDS encoding CBS domain-containing protein, translating to MTAETSRKPLPPFKAPAGLGYVEPGTYERVSAASPAIRVMTSLRQVSAGTIRPDATIAEATQTMIARGVRLLLVVDRDNLVVGLITARDTQGERPVRLVHEQGGRFEDLQVRDVMTPRDAIDLIEIRDVMRAEVRDIVATLKDQGRQHALVADTDPITAQIRICGIFSATQIGRQLGLPVQTFEVAKTFAEIQAALAKEY from the coding sequence ATGACAGCCGAAACCTCCCGCAAGCCCCTGCCACCGTTCAAGGCCCCGGCGGGTCTTGGATACGTTGAGCCGGGCACCTACGAACGCGTATCGGCCGCATCCCCGGCCATCAGGGTCATGACCAGCCTGCGCCAGGTGAGCGCGGGCACGATCCGTCCGGATGCCACGATCGCCGAGGCGACCCAGACCATGATTGCCCGGGGCGTACGGCTGCTGCTGGTGGTGGACAGGGATAACCTGGTGGTGGGCCTGATCACGGCGCGCGACACCCAGGGCGAGCGTCCCGTCCGGCTTGTTCACGAACAGGGCGGGCGCTTCGAGGACCTGCAGGTGCGCGATGTCATGACCCCGCGTGACGCCATTGACCTGATCGAGATCCGGGACGTGATGCGTGCCGAAGTCCGTGACATCGTCGCCACGCTGAAGGATCAGGGTCGCCAGCATGCCCTGGTGGCCGACACCGATCCGATCACCGCTCAGATCCGCATCTGCGGGATCTTCTCCGCGACCCAGATCGGCCGCCAGTTGGGCCTGCCGGTTCAGACCTTCGAGGTCGCCAAGACCTTCGCTGAGATCCAGGCTGCTCTTGCCAAGGAATACTGA
- a CDS encoding YciI family protein, with amino-acid sequence MPQYIFVYLGGEYPSDPEEAQRHLRKYEQWLMSLGQAVVSPAVPFKDTHAVQPDGSATRGTVSAMSGLSIMSMDSMQEAIAAAQACPFLEINGTLEVSEMIEMPGGPRNGGSETVN; translated from the coding sequence ATGCCGCAATATATATTTGTCTATCTCGGGGGTGAGTATCCCTCCGATCCGGAGGAGGCGCAAAGGCATCTGAGAAAATACGAGCAGTGGCTGATGTCGCTGGGCCAGGCGGTCGTGAGCCCGGCCGTGCCTTTCAAGGACACGCATGCAGTGCAGCCTGATGGCTCGGCTACCCGCGGAACCGTCTCGGCGATGTCAGGACTGAGCATCATGAGCATGGATTCCATGCAGGAAGCCATTGCTGCAGCACAAGCCTGTCCGTTCCTTGAAATAAACGGCACGCTGGAGGTATCCGAGATGATCGAGATGCCGGGCGGTCCCCGGAATGGCGGCAGTGAAACGGTAAACTGA
- a CDS encoding GNAT family N-acetyltransferase produces the protein MAARPARVRNSIARKERKLAREHGYTIRLYTRSGLRQAMADYNAVYHRSWKARELYGGLVEGLAYGLSRQGWLRLAILYVDKLPVAAQLWFVAHGKASIFKLAYDETWRRYSPGSILTKHLMKHVIDNDKVTEIDFLTGNDAYKQDWMSERRERCALYCINRPRPRQGIGRMFKWLDRLKAHSNSRKPQDNPSATESRS, from the coding sequence ATGGCCGCACGCCCCGCCAGAGTGCGCAACAGCATTGCACGTAAAGAGCGAAAACTCGCCCGTGAACATGGCTATACGATTCGTCTCTATACTCGTAGTGGTCTGCGGCAGGCTATGGCAGACTACAATGCCGTCTACCATAGGAGTTGGAAGGCCAGGGAGCTGTATGGTGGCCTTGTCGAAGGTCTGGCTTATGGCTTGTCCAGACAAGGCTGGTTGAGACTCGCCATCCTCTATGTTGATAAACTGCCTGTTGCCGCACAACTCTGGTTTGTGGCGCACGGCAAGGCAAGCATTTTCAAGCTGGCCTATGACGAGACCTGGAGGCGCTACTCCCCCGGTTCGATTCTCACCAAGCATCTGATGAAGCATGTCATCGACAATGACAAAGTCACGGAGATAGACTTTCTGACCGGAAACGATGCCTACAAGCAGGACTGGATGTCAGAACGCAGGGAGAGATGCGCTTTGTACTGCATCAACAGGCCAAGACCCAGGCAGGGCATCGGCAGAATGTTTAAGTGGCTGGACCGTTTGAAGGCACATTCAAATTCACGAAAACCGCAGGATAACCCAAGTGCAACTGAAAGCCGATCCTGA
- a CDS encoding FKBP-type peptidyl-prolyl cis-trans isomerase has translation MSETIQDNKLVELTYEVVDKKSGQVLANVQFPLSYVHGTDPVLAKQVTDDLEGRSQGDVIEVPIDGNAIYGSRDESLVFTDSIENVPEEYREVGKIILMEGEKGDRKEFIVTRMDDKTLTVDGNNPLCGRDLIFRLEILTVRDATPEEIEAGTKVVDGPDIDPDRIVPI, from the coding sequence ATGAGCGAAACAATACAGGACAACAAGCTTGTCGAACTGACCTACGAGGTCGTCGATAAAAAATCCGGACAGGTTCTGGCAAACGTCCAGTTCCCCCTGAGTTACGTGCACGGCACGGACCCGGTTCTGGCAAAGCAGGTGACCGACGATCTGGAAGGTCGCTCACAAGGCGACGTGATCGAGGTCCCTATCGACGGCAATGCGATTTACGGATCCCGGGACGAAAGCCTGGTGTTCACCGACAGCATCGAGAATGTGCCGGAAGAGTACCGCGAAGTCGGCAAGATCATTCTGATGGAAGGCGAGAAGGGTGACCGAAAGGAGTTCATCGTGACGCGCATGGATGACAAAACCCTGACCGTCGATGGTAACAACCCGCTCTGCGGCAGAGATCTGATCTTCAGGCTTGAGATACTGACCGTAAGGGATGCCACCCCGGAGGAGATCGAGGCGGGGACCAAAGTCGTAGATGGTCCGGATATTGATCCGGATCGAATTGTCCCGATCTGA
- the aprA gene encoding adenylyl-sulfate reductase subunit alpha, translating to MAYKTVVEDNIDILVCGAGLGGTGAAWEARYWGQDKKIVIAEKANIDRSGAVAQGLYAINCYMGTRFGENNPEDHVRYARIDLMGMVREDLLFDMARHVDSAVHQFEEWGLPIMRNPKTGAYQREGRWQIMIHGESYKPIVAEAAKKSADKVYNRVCVTHLLMDDAKENRVAGAVGFNVRTGDYHVFKSKTVVVAAGGASNIFKPRSVGEGAGRVWYAPWSSGSAYGLLIEAGAKMTQMENRIVLARFKDGYGPVGAYFLHLKTYTQNAYGEEYESNWFPELQKMVGKEYLDPEVSHATHRPIPTCLRNHALINEVNAGRGPIHMVTMEAFQDPHLEEIGWHNFLGMTVGQAVLWAATDVNPKYENPELTTSEPYVMGSHATGCGAWCSGPEDISPPEYFWGYNRMTTVEGLFGAGDAVGGTPHAFSSGSFTEGRLAAKAACKYIDDGKAEGIRVSQEQIDRRKAEIYKPMEHYTIYRNEIVAGSVNPNYINPRQGLDRLQKLMDEYCGGVTVNYVTNDKLLSIGLKKMKILEEDLEKVAAENVHELLRAWELKHRHRAAESVFHHTLFRKETRWPGYYYRGDALKLDDENWHVLTVSRRDPKTGEYTMEKAPCYHLVGDDE from the coding sequence ATGGCTTACAAAACAGTCGTAGAAGACAACATTGATATCCTGGTCTGTGGTGCCGGCCTGGGCGGTACAGGTGCCGCGTGGGAGGCTCGTTACTGGGGTCAGGACAAGAAGATCGTGATCGCCGAAAAGGCCAACATCGACCGTTCCGGCGCCGTGGCACAGGGCCTCTACGCGATCAACTGCTACATGGGGACCCGCTTCGGTGAGAACAACCCCGAGGATCACGTCCGTTACGCCCGTATCGACCTGATGGGCATGGTGCGCGAGGACCTGCTGTTCGATATGGCGCGCCACGTGGACTCGGCTGTTCACCAGTTCGAGGAGTGGGGCCTGCCGATTATGCGCAACCCCAAGACCGGCGCCTACCAGCGTGAGGGCCGTTGGCAGATCATGATTCACGGCGAATCCTACAAGCCGATCGTGGCCGAGGCTGCCAAGAAGTCTGCTGACAAGGTCTACAACCGCGTCTGTGTCACCCACCTGCTGATGGATGACGCCAAGGAGAACCGTGTCGCAGGCGCTGTCGGCTTCAATGTCCGCACCGGTGATTACCACGTGTTCAAGTCCAAGACCGTCGTCGTCGCCGCGGGTGGTGCCTCCAACATCTTCAAGCCGCGCTCGGTGGGTGAAGGTGCCGGTCGTGTATGGTATGCACCGTGGTCATCGGGCTCCGCCTATGGCCTGTTGATCGAGGCCGGCGCGAAGATGACCCAAATGGAGAATCGCATCGTTCTGGCCCGCTTCAAGGACGGTTACGGTCCGGTGGGCGCCTACTTCCTGCACCTCAAGACCTACACCCAGAACGCCTATGGCGAAGAGTACGAGTCCAACTGGTTCCCGGAACTCCAGAAAATGGTCGGCAAGGAGTATCTGGACCCCGAGGTTTCGCACGCAACCCATCGCCCCATCCCGACCTGTCTGCGCAACCACGCGCTCATCAATGAGGTGAACGCCGGTCGCGGTCCGATCCACATGGTGACCATGGAGGCCTTCCAGGATCCGCATCTCGAGGAGATCGGCTGGCACAACTTCCTGGGCATGACCGTTGGTCAGGCCGTCCTGTGGGCTGCGACCGACGTCAACCCGAAGTACGAGAACCCGGAACTGACCACCTCCGAGCCGTACGTCATGGGCTCACATGCCACCGGCTGTGGTGCCTGGTGCTCCGGCCCCGAGGACATCTCTCCTCCCGAGTACTTCTGGGGCTACAACCGCATGACCACGGTTGAGGGTCTGTTCGGTGCCGGCGATGCCGTCGGCGGTACGCCGCATGCCTTCTCCTCCGGTTCCTTCACCGAAGGGCGACTGGCTGCCAAGGCTGCCTGCAAGTACATCGACGATGGCAAGGCCGAGGGGATTCGTGTTTCCCAGGAGCAGATCGACCGCCGCAAGGCCGAGATCTACAAGCCGATGGAACACTACACGATCTACCGCAATGAGATCGTTGCGGGTAGCGTCAACCCCAACTACATCAATCCGCGCCAGGGCCTGGATCGCCTGCAGAAGCTGATGGATGAGTACTGCGGCGGCGTTACGGTCAACTACGTGACCAACGACAAGCTGCTCAGCATCGGCCTGAAGAAGATGAAGATCCTGGAGGAGGATCTGGAGAAGGTCGCAGCGGAGAATGTCCATGAGCTGCTGCGCGCATGGGAGCTGAAGCACCGTCATCGTGCCGCCGAGTCGGTCTTCCATCACACCCTCTTCCGCAAGGAAACCCGCTGGCCCGGGTATTACTACCGTGGTGACGCCCTGAAGCTGGACGATGAGAACTGGCATGTACTGACCGTTTCCCGTCGTGATCCGAAGACCGGCGAATACACCATGGAAAAGGCGCCGTGCTACCACCTTGTGGGCGACGACGAGTAA
- the aprB gene encoding adenylyl-sulfate reductase subunit beta — protein sequence MPTFVYMTRCDGCGACVDICPSDIMHIDPIVRRAYNIEPNMCWECYSCVKACPHHAIDVRGYADFAPLGHSVRVIRDEQKGVIAWRIKSRNGETDLNLLAPITTKPWGEYIPKLADAPAPSKEMRDSELLFNEPKYIRLDEGGLHTLESNGLRMKAGVYY from the coding sequence ATGCCAACTTTCGTATATATGACGCGTTGTGACGGGTGTGGAGCCTGTGTTGATATCTGTCCTTCGGACATCATGCACATCGACCCGATCGTGCGCCGTGCCTACAACATCGAACCCAACATGTGCTGGGAGTGTTACTCCTGCGTCAAGGCCTGCCCTCACCACGCGATTGACGTGCGTGGCTATGCGGATTTTGCGCCGCTGGGTCACTCGGTACGGGTTATCCGTGACGAGCAAAAGGGTGTTATTGCCTGGCGTATCAAGTCGCGTAATGGCGAAACGGACCTGAATCTGCTCGCCCCCATCACGACCAAGCCCTGGGGCGAGTACATTCCCAAACTGGCCGACGCGCCTGCACCCAGCAAGGAAATGCGGGACAGCGAATTACTCTTCAACGAGCCGAAATACATTCGTCTGGATGAGGGTGGCCTGCATACGCTGGAATCCAATGGCTTGAGAATGAAAGCAGGGGTGTACTACTAA
- the sat gene encoding sulfate adenylyltransferase, whose amino-acid sequence MALVNPHGGGPLKPLLLEGAALETERNRAQSLPKVTVSSREKGDIIMLGLGGFTPLEGFMSHADWQGVCDGMKTTSGLFWPIPITLSTDEVVADGIKTGSDIALVDPDNGEILATMTVTEKYQIDKAHECATVFKTTDMEHPGVKMVMEQGDMNLAGPIKVLSQSDFPEKYGDMFMSPKQTRALFESMGWSKVAAFQTRNPMHRSHEYLAKVAIETCDGVLIHSLLGNLKPGDIPADVRAKAINTLVEKYFVKNTIVQAGYPLDMRYAGPREALLHALFRQNYGCSHQIVGRDHAGVGDYYGPFDAHHIFDEIPKGALETQALKIDWTFWCYKCGGMASNRTCPHEPEDRLLLSGTKLRKALSEGTDVPAEFSRAEVLEILRDYYNNLTEKVEVKLSGHSAR is encoded by the coding sequence ATGGCACTGGTGAACCCTCACGGTGGCGGCCCGCTGAAACCCCTGTTGCTGGAAGGCGCAGCACTGGAGACGGAGCGAAACCGCGCCCAGTCATTGCCCAAGGTAACCGTGAGTTCACGGGAGAAGGGCGACATCATCATGCTGGGCCTGGGCGGATTCACCCCGCTCGAGGGCTTCATGAGCCACGCGGACTGGCAGGGCGTTTGCGACGGCATGAAGACCACCAGCGGCCTGTTCTGGCCCATCCCCATCACACTCTCCACCGACGAGGTAGTCGCCGACGGCATCAAGACGGGCAGTGACATCGCGCTGGTGGACCCGGACAACGGCGAGATCCTCGCCACCATGACGGTCACCGAGAAATACCAGATCGACAAGGCCCATGAATGTGCCACGGTGTTCAAGACCACCGACATGGAGCACCCGGGCGTCAAGATGGTGATGGAGCAGGGTGACATGAACCTGGCCGGCCCCATCAAGGTGCTCTCCCAGAGCGATTTCCCGGAAAAGTACGGCGACATGTTCATGTCGCCCAAGCAGACCCGCGCGCTTTTCGAATCCATGGGCTGGAGCAAGGTGGCGGCATTCCAGACGCGCAATCCCATGCACCGCTCCCACGAGTATCTCGCCAAGGTCGCCATCGAAACCTGCGATGGCGTACTGATCCACTCGCTGCTCGGCAACCTCAAGCCCGGCGACATCCCCGCCGACGTGCGCGCCAAGGCCATCAATACCCTGGTGGAGAAATACTTCGTCAAGAACACCATCGTCCAGGCAGGCTATCCGCTGGACATGCGCTACGCGGGGCCCCGTGAGGCCCTGCTGCATGCGCTGTTCCGTCAGAACTACGGCTGCTCCCACCAGATCGTGGGCCGAGACCATGCGGGCGTGGGCGACTACTACGGGCCCTTCGACGCCCATCACATCTTCGACGAGATCCCCAAGGGCGCCCTGGAGACCCAGGCGCTCAAGATCGACTGGACCTTCTGGTGCTACAAGTGCGGTGGCATGGCCTCCAACCGGACCTGCCCGCACGAACCCGAGGACCGGCTCCTGCTGTCGGGGACCAAGTTGCGCAAGGCACTCTCCGAGGGCACGGACGTGCCGGCGGAATTCTCCAGGGCGGAAGTGCTGGAGATCCTGCGCGACTACTACAACAACCTCACCGAGAAGGTCGAGGTGAAGCTTTCCGGGCATTCCGCCCGCTGA
- the adk gene encoding adenylate kinase has product MRLILLGAPGAGKGTQAQYITEKYGIPQISTGDMLRAAVKAGTPLGLEAKKIMDAGGLVSDEIILGLIRDRLLKPDCANGYLFDGFPRTIPQAEALRGQSVPLDFVVEVDVADEEIIKRMSGRRVHPASGRTYHVVFNPPKVEGKDDVTGEDLIQREDDNEETVRKRLEVYHSQTKPLVQFYSEWAASGDSAAPKYAKVSGIGSVEEIRDAVFKVLEGK; this is encoded by the coding sequence ATGCGACTGATTCTGCTAGGCGCCCCCGGCGCAGGTAAGGGCACACAGGCCCAGTACATCACCGAGAAGTACGGCATTCCGCAGATCTCCACCGGTGACATGTTGCGCGCCGCGGTCAAGGCCGGCACGCCGCTCGGCCTGGAGGCCAAGAAGATCATGGATGCGGGCGGACTGGTGTCCGACGAGATCATCCTCGGGCTGATCCGCGACCGGCTGCTGAAGCCTGATTGCGCGAACGGCTACCTGTTTGACGGGTTCCCCCGCACCATCCCCCAGGCCGAAGCGCTCAGGGGGCAGAGCGTCCCGCTCGACTTCGTGGTGGAGGTGGACGTCGCCGACGAGGAGATCATCAAGCGCATGAGCGGGCGGCGCGTGCACCCGGCCTCGGGGCGCACCTACCACGTGGTGTTCAACCCGCCCAAGGTCGAGGGAAAGGACGACGTGACCGGTGAGGACCTGATCCAGCGCGAGGACGACAACGAGGAGACCGTGCGCAAGCGCCTGGAGGTCTATCACAGCCAGACGAAGCCGCTGGTGCAGTTCTATTCCGAGTGGGCCGCCAGCGGTGATTCCGCCGCGCCGAAGTATGCGAAG